Proteins from one Paraburkholderia acidisoli genomic window:
- a CDS encoding BKACE family enzyme, translating into MDKPKVIVTIAPTGGMAHKSQNPALPTQPDEIARDVYDCYNAGASVVAVHARRPDDGATCDAAIYRDINRRIRDQCDIVINNSTGGGVHGDMIGEAANGYWEILWEERLKGMDAGAEMCTLDATTIIATFGGKELLMHTSPERCKQLALEMKKRGIKPEWEVFSPTHIVQDVATLTAAGFDDEPFFVNIVLGVHRGFQNAMPYSPRVLQSMVDMLPKGSIFCVSGIGPAQLPSAMNSLLLGGHVRTGLEDNLYYAQGELATNVQLTERLVRLVRDMGCEPATPAEARQIMGLPRAGEVRPEFAV; encoded by the coding sequence ATGGACAAACCGAAGGTGATCGTCACGATCGCGCCCACGGGCGGCATGGCACACAAGTCGCAGAATCCCGCGCTGCCCACGCAGCCCGACGAGATCGCCCGCGACGTCTACGACTGTTACAACGCGGGCGCGAGCGTGGTGGCCGTGCATGCGCGCCGTCCGGACGACGGCGCGACGTGCGACGCCGCGATCTACCGCGACATCAATCGCCGCATTCGCGACCAATGCGACATCGTCATCAACAACTCGACCGGCGGCGGCGTGCACGGCGACATGATCGGCGAAGCGGCGAACGGCTACTGGGAAATTCTGTGGGAAGAACGGCTCAAAGGCATGGATGCGGGCGCCGAAATGTGCACGCTAGACGCGACCACCATCATCGCGACCTTCGGCGGCAAGGAGCTGCTGATGCACACCTCGCCGGAGCGCTGCAAGCAGCTGGCGCTGGAAATGAAGAAGCGCGGCATCAAGCCGGAGTGGGAAGTGTTCAGTCCCACGCACATCGTGCAGGACGTCGCCACGCTGACCGCCGCCGGTTTCGACGACGAACCGTTCTTCGTCAACATCGTGCTCGGCGTGCATCGCGGCTTCCAGAACGCCATGCCCTATTCGCCGCGCGTCCTGCAGTCGATGGTCGACATGCTGCCCAAGGGAAGTATTTTTTGCGTGAGCGGCATCGGCCCGGCGCAGTTGCCTTCCGCGATGAATTCGCTGCTGCTCGGCGGGCACGTGCGCACCGGCCTCGAAGACAATCTCTACTACGCGCAGGGCGAACTCGCGACCAACGTGCAACTCACGGAGCGCCTCGTGAGGCTCGTGCGCGACATGGGATGCGAACCGGCGACGCCCGCCGAAGCGCGGCAGATCATGGGCTTGCCGAGAGCGGGCGAAGTCCGGCCGGAATTCGCCGTGTGA
- a CDS encoding cysteine dioxygenase family protein, with product MTSHEGGRLNAFVQAVTAELDRPGNDEAVLLAAVARHMGTLVSVDDWLDAPFAQPDPHRYRQYLLHADPRARFSVVSFVWGPGQATPVHDHTVWGVIGMLRGAEIGQHYAPGRDRRLTARGAAHRLEPGEVTCVSPSVGDIHAVRNAFGDRVSISIHAYGGDIGRIARHVYAPDGTTKPFVSGYSPLQ from the coding sequence ATGACGTCTCATGAGGGCGGACGCCTGAACGCCTTCGTTCAGGCCGTGACTGCGGAACTCGACCGGCCCGGCAACGACGAAGCGGTTTTGCTGGCGGCCGTCGCGCGGCACATGGGTACGCTGGTTTCCGTCGACGACTGGCTCGACGCGCCGTTCGCGCAGCCCGACCCGCATCGCTACCGGCAGTATCTGCTGCATGCCGATCCACGCGCGCGCTTCAGCGTGGTGAGCTTCGTGTGGGGACCGGGCCAGGCCACGCCTGTTCACGACCACACCGTGTGGGGGGTGATCGGCATGTTGCGCGGCGCGGAAATCGGCCAGCACTACGCGCCCGGTCGCGACCGCCGCCTGACCGCGCGCGGCGCCGCGCATCGGCTCGAACCCGGCGAGGTGACCTGCGTGTCGCCTTCGGTGGGCGATATCCACGCGGTGAGGAATGCGTTTGGCGATCGCGTCTCCATCAGCATTCATGCGTATGGCGGCGATATCGGCCGTATCGCGCGGCACGTGTACGCGCCGGATGGCACCACGAAGCCGTTCGTCTCGGGCTATTCGCCATTGCAATGA
- a CDS encoding enoyl-CoA hydratase/isomerase family protein codes for MIERYATHWTLVLDRPGKRNALSAELVEALLDAFDTAAREAVPVVVLRGHGHCFSAGFDMSEAATQSDGDLLLRFVRIEMLLNRIATSPCATVAVAHGRNFGAGVDLFAACRVRIAAPGTTFQMPGLRFGIVLGTARFARIVGRDVARAMLETSAPFDVDWAVEHGFAERGEPAPRLLETIDARVARVATLAPRTRRLLDEALCDERADADLAMLVRSAAEPGLRERIAAYRATTAPPRPASATHEAAHAAGSRHDVS; via the coding sequence ATGATCGAACGGTATGCCACGCACTGGACGCTCGTGCTCGATCGTCCCGGCAAGCGCAATGCGTTGTCGGCGGAACTGGTCGAAGCGCTGCTCGACGCGTTCGACACGGCCGCGCGCGAGGCCGTGCCCGTTGTCGTCTTGCGCGGCCACGGCCATTGCTTCAGCGCGGGCTTCGACATGAGCGAAGCCGCCACCCAGTCGGACGGCGATCTGCTGCTGCGCTTCGTCCGCATCGAGATGCTGCTCAACCGGATCGCGACGTCGCCCTGCGCGACGGTGGCGGTCGCGCACGGCCGCAATTTCGGCGCGGGCGTGGACCTGTTCGCGGCGTGCCGCGTGCGTATCGCCGCGCCCGGCACGACGTTCCAGATGCCCGGCTTGCGGTTCGGCATCGTGCTGGGCACCGCGCGGTTCGCGCGCATCGTGGGGCGCGACGTGGCGCGTGCGATGCTCGAAACGTCCGCGCCATTCGATGTGGACTGGGCGGTCGAGCACGGCTTCGCGGAGCGCGGCGAGCCTGCGCCGCGCCTGCTCGAAACGATCGACGCGCGGGTCGCGCGCGTCGCGACGCTCGCACCGCGCACGCGACGGCTGCTCGACGAAGCGCTCTGCGACGAGCGAGCGGACGCCGATCTCGCCATGCTCGTGCGGTCCGCCGCGGAACCGGGCCTGCGCGAACGCATCGCCGCCTATCGGGCGACGACCGCGCCGCCGCGGCCAGCCTCTGCCACGCACGAGGCCGCTCACGCGGCGGGGAGCCGCCATGACGTCTCATGA